A section of the Girardinichthys multiradiatus isolate DD_20200921_A chromosome 5, DD_fGirMul_XY1, whole genome shotgun sequence genome encodes:
- the LOC124868762 gene encoding oxysterol-binding protein 1-like isoform X1, with protein sequence MSEPKPPTPTTPTPGDTYKGWLFKWTNYIKGYQRRWFVLSNGLLSYYRSQAEMGHTCRGTINLATANIAVEDSCNFVISNGGAQTYHLKASSEVERQRWITALELAKAKAVHMQNESDDSGDEFSAVPPVSGQGGGSHHSEVQSTLRTLSSKVEDLTTCNDLIVKHGSALQRSLSELEGLRVGADTGEKIRQVTERATLFRITSNAMINACRDFLSIAQSNSKRWQKALQTERDQRIRLEETLEQLAKQHNHLERAFRGATVLPASSSNPNLSIKSGLSGKGDASDEDDDNEFFDAIEDPTGFITVPADPKYHRRSGSNVSGISSEMGMDDQSFDELSLASNSESLPPLELEPVRQRRTRIPDKPNYYLNLWSIMKNCIGKELSKIPMPVNFNEPLSMLQRLSEDLEYYELLDKGAKCHNSLEQMCYVAAFTVSSYSTTVHRTGKPFNPLLGETFELDRIRESGYRSLCEQVSHHPPAAAHHAFSEKGWTLRQEITLASKFRGKYLSIMPLGSIQCIFDKSNNQYSWKKVTTTVHNIIVGKLWIDQSGEIDVVNHKTGDRCHLKFAPYSYFSRDVPRKVTGVVTDKDGKAHYVLSGTWDEKMEFSRIMQSSKGDNGTEGKQRTVYQTLKPKEIWRKNPLPEGAENMYYFSSLALTLNEPEEGVAPTDSRRRPDQRLMEEGHWDEANAEKQRLEEKQRSTRRERERDAVKVAATPEEAHSHETGTTASGVSDESAHPDNYQAMWFEKIHDSASGETLHVYKGGYWEAKEQGSWEMCPEIF encoded by the exons ATGTCGGAGCCCAAGCCCCCCACTCCTACCACTCCAACCCCTGGAGACACGTACAAGGGTTGGCTCTTCAAATGGACTAATTACATAAAAGGTTATCAGAGACGATGGTTTGTTCTCAGCAATGGATTGCTGTCTTACTACAG GTCTCAGGCAGAGATGGGTCACACTTGCAGAGGCACGATAAACTTGGCCACTGCCAACATCGCCGTGGAGGACTCGTGCAACTTTGTCATTTCCAACGGAGGGGCACAGACTTATCACCTGAAGGCCAGCTCCGAAGTCGAGCGCCAGCGATGGATCACTGCCCTGGAACTTGCTAAAGCAAAAGCTGTGCACATGCAGAACGAGTCTG ATGACTCTGGTGACGAGTTCTCTGCAGTCCCCCCTGTCTCGGGGCAGGGCGGGGGCTCTCATCACTCAGAAGTCCAGTCCACATTGCGTACCCTGAGCAGCAAGGTGGAGGACCTTACCACCTGCAACGATCTAATTGTTAAACATGGGTCTGCTCTCCAAAG GTCTTTGTCAGAGCTGGAGGGGCTGCGTGTTGGGGCGGACACGGGGGAAAAGATCAGACAAGTCACAGAAAGGGCCACACTCTTCCGAATCACCTCCAATGCCATGATCAAC GCTTGTAGGGACTTCCTCTCTATAGCCCAGAGCAACAGTAAGCGCTGGCAGAAAGCCTTACAGACTGAAAGAGACCAAAGGATTCGTCTGGAGGAGACTCTGGAACAACTAGCCAAACAGCACAATCACTTGGAGAGAGCCTTCAGAGGTGCTACAGTTCTACCAGCTTCCTCTAGCAATCCCAACCTAAGCATTAAAA gcggTCTTTCAGGAAAAGGCGATGCCAGTGATGAGGATGATGACAATGAATTCTTTGATGCAATAGAAGACCCAACAGGATTTATTACTGTTCCCGCTGACCCCAAGTACCATAG GAGATCTGGCAGCAATGTCAGTGGTATAAGCAGTGAAATGGGAATGGATGATCAGTCG TTTGATGAACTTTCCTTGGCATCCAATTCAGAGTCTTTGCCACCTCTCGAGCTGGAGCCAGTTAGACAAAGACGGACTCGGATTCCTGACAAACCCAACTATTACCTTAATTTGTGGAGCATCATGAAAAACTGTATTGGAAAAGAACTCTCAAAGATACCAATGCCT GTAAATTTCAATGAGCCGTTGTCGATGCTTCAGCGTCTGTCTGAAGATCTTGAATACTACGAGCTCTTGGATAAAGGTGCGAAGTGTCATAACTCTTTAGAGCAGATGTGTTATGTGGCAGCGTTCACCGTCTCTTCCTACTCCACCACCGTCCACCGCACAGGAAAGCCCTTCAATCCCTTATTGGGGGAAACCTTCGAGCTTGATCGGATTAGAGAGTCCGGTTACCGCTCACTTTGTGAACAG GTGAGCCACCACCCACCAGCTGCAGCTCACCATGCCTTCTCTGAAAAGGGCTGGACCCTTAGACAGGAGATTACCCTGGCCAGCAAGTTCAGAGGAAAATATCTTTCCATTATGCCACTGG GTTCTATCCAGTGTATATTTGATAAGAGCAACAATCAGTACTCTTGGAAAAAAGTTACTACGACCGTACACAACATTATTGTTGGGAAATTATGGATTGATCAG TCAGGGGAGATAGATGTGGTGAACCACAAGACAGGAGATCGCTGCCACCTCAAGTTTGCTCCCTACAGTTACTTCTCCAGAGATGTACCAAGGAAG GTGACTGGAGTTGTGACAGATAAGGATGGAAAGGCTCATTATGTCCTGTCAGGAACATGGGATGAGAAGATGGAGTTTTCCAGGATAATGCAAAGCAGTAAAGGCGATAATGGGACCGAAGGCAAACAGAGGACTGTTTACCAAACCCTCAAACCCAAAGAAATCTGGAGAAAGAACCCTTTACC AGAGGGAGCTGAGAACATGTACTATTTCTCCTCCCTTGCGTTGACACTTAATGAACCCGAGGAGGGCGTGGCGCCGACAGACAGCCGCCGACGACCGGACCAGCGTTTGATGGAAGAAGGCCACTGGGATGAAGCtaatgcagaaaaacaaaggCTTGAAGAAAAACAACGCTCTACTCGGCGAGAAAGGGAAAGAGACGCAGTTAAAGTAGCCGCTACCCCTGAGGAAG CTCATTCACATGAGACTGGCACCACAGCAAGTGGAGTTTCTGATGAAA GTGCTCATCCAGACAACTACCAAGCAATGTGGTTCGAGAAGATACACGACTCTGCATCTGGAGAGACATTGCACGTCTACAAGGGAGGTTACTGGGAAGCGAAGGAACAAGGAAGCTGGGAAATGTGCCCAGAAATCTTCTGA
- the LOC124868762 gene encoding oxysterol-binding protein 1-like isoform X3 yields the protein MSEPKPPTPTTPTPGDTYKGWLFKWTNYIKGYQRRWFVLSNGLLSYYRSQAEMGHTCRGTINLATANIAVEDSCNFVISNGGAQTYHLKASSEVERQRWITALELAKAKAVHMQNESDDSGDEFSAVPPVSGQGGGSHHSEVQSTLRTLSSKVEDLTTCNDLIVKHGSALQRSLSELEGLRVGADTGEKIRQVTERATLFRITSNAMINACRDFLSIAQSNSKRWQKALQTERDQRIRLEETLEQLAKQHNHLERAFRGGLSGKGDASDEDDDNEFFDAIEDPTGFITVPADPKYHRRSGSNVSGISSEMGMDDQSFDELSLASNSESLPPLELEPVRQRRTRIPDKPNYYLNLWSIMKNCIGKELSKIPMPVNFNEPLSMLQRLSEDLEYYELLDKGAKCHNSLEQMCYVAAFTVSSYSTTVHRTGKPFNPLLGETFELDRIRESGYRSLCEQVSHHPPAAAHHAFSEKGWTLRQEITLASKFRGKYLSIMPLGSIQCIFDKSNNQYSWKKVTTTVHNIIVGKLWIDQSGEIDVVNHKTGDRCHLKFAPYSYFSRDVPRKVTGVVTDKDGKAHYVLSGTWDEKMEFSRIMQSSKGDNGTEGKQRTVYQTLKPKEIWRKNPLPEGAENMYYFSSLALTLNEPEEGVAPTDSRRRPDQRLMEEGHWDEANAEKQRLEEKQRSTRRERERDAVKVAATPEEAHSHETGTTASGVSDESAHPDNYQAMWFEKIHDSASGETLHVYKGGYWEAKEQGSWEMCPEIF from the exons ATGTCGGAGCCCAAGCCCCCCACTCCTACCACTCCAACCCCTGGAGACACGTACAAGGGTTGGCTCTTCAAATGGACTAATTACATAAAAGGTTATCAGAGACGATGGTTTGTTCTCAGCAATGGATTGCTGTCTTACTACAG GTCTCAGGCAGAGATGGGTCACACTTGCAGAGGCACGATAAACTTGGCCACTGCCAACATCGCCGTGGAGGACTCGTGCAACTTTGTCATTTCCAACGGAGGGGCACAGACTTATCACCTGAAGGCCAGCTCCGAAGTCGAGCGCCAGCGATGGATCACTGCCCTGGAACTTGCTAAAGCAAAAGCTGTGCACATGCAGAACGAGTCTG ATGACTCTGGTGACGAGTTCTCTGCAGTCCCCCCTGTCTCGGGGCAGGGCGGGGGCTCTCATCACTCAGAAGTCCAGTCCACATTGCGTACCCTGAGCAGCAAGGTGGAGGACCTTACCACCTGCAACGATCTAATTGTTAAACATGGGTCTGCTCTCCAAAG GTCTTTGTCAGAGCTGGAGGGGCTGCGTGTTGGGGCGGACACGGGGGAAAAGATCAGACAAGTCACAGAAAGGGCCACACTCTTCCGAATCACCTCCAATGCCATGATCAAC GCTTGTAGGGACTTCCTCTCTATAGCCCAGAGCAACAGTAAGCGCTGGCAGAAAGCCTTACAGACTGAAAGAGACCAAAGGATTCGTCTGGAGGAGACTCTGGAACAACTAGCCAAACAGCACAATCACTTGGAGAGAGCCTTCAGAG gcggTCTTTCAGGAAAAGGCGATGCCAGTGATGAGGATGATGACAATGAATTCTTTGATGCAATAGAAGACCCAACAGGATTTATTACTGTTCCCGCTGACCCCAAGTACCATAG GAGATCTGGCAGCAATGTCAGTGGTATAAGCAGTGAAATGGGAATGGATGATCAGTCG TTTGATGAACTTTCCTTGGCATCCAATTCAGAGTCTTTGCCACCTCTCGAGCTGGAGCCAGTTAGACAAAGACGGACTCGGATTCCTGACAAACCCAACTATTACCTTAATTTGTGGAGCATCATGAAAAACTGTATTGGAAAAGAACTCTCAAAGATACCAATGCCT GTAAATTTCAATGAGCCGTTGTCGATGCTTCAGCGTCTGTCTGAAGATCTTGAATACTACGAGCTCTTGGATAAAGGTGCGAAGTGTCATAACTCTTTAGAGCAGATGTGTTATGTGGCAGCGTTCACCGTCTCTTCCTACTCCACCACCGTCCACCGCACAGGAAAGCCCTTCAATCCCTTATTGGGGGAAACCTTCGAGCTTGATCGGATTAGAGAGTCCGGTTACCGCTCACTTTGTGAACAG GTGAGCCACCACCCACCAGCTGCAGCTCACCATGCCTTCTCTGAAAAGGGCTGGACCCTTAGACAGGAGATTACCCTGGCCAGCAAGTTCAGAGGAAAATATCTTTCCATTATGCCACTGG GTTCTATCCAGTGTATATTTGATAAGAGCAACAATCAGTACTCTTGGAAAAAAGTTACTACGACCGTACACAACATTATTGTTGGGAAATTATGGATTGATCAG TCAGGGGAGATAGATGTGGTGAACCACAAGACAGGAGATCGCTGCCACCTCAAGTTTGCTCCCTACAGTTACTTCTCCAGAGATGTACCAAGGAAG GTGACTGGAGTTGTGACAGATAAGGATGGAAAGGCTCATTATGTCCTGTCAGGAACATGGGATGAGAAGATGGAGTTTTCCAGGATAATGCAAAGCAGTAAAGGCGATAATGGGACCGAAGGCAAACAGAGGACTGTTTACCAAACCCTCAAACCCAAAGAAATCTGGAGAAAGAACCCTTTACC AGAGGGAGCTGAGAACATGTACTATTTCTCCTCCCTTGCGTTGACACTTAATGAACCCGAGGAGGGCGTGGCGCCGACAGACAGCCGCCGACGACCGGACCAGCGTTTGATGGAAGAAGGCCACTGGGATGAAGCtaatgcagaaaaacaaaggCTTGAAGAAAAACAACGCTCTACTCGGCGAGAAAGGGAAAGAGACGCAGTTAAAGTAGCCGCTACCCCTGAGGAAG CTCATTCACATGAGACTGGCACCACAGCAAGTGGAGTTTCTGATGAAA GTGCTCATCCAGACAACTACCAAGCAATGTGGTTCGAGAAGATACACGACTCTGCATCTGGAGAGACATTGCACGTCTACAAGGGAGGTTACTGGGAAGCGAAGGAACAAGGAAGCTGGGAAATGTGCCCAGAAATCTTCTGA
- the LOC124868762 gene encoding oxysterol-binding protein 1-like isoform X2 — protein MSEPKPPTPTTPTPGDTYKGWLFKWTNYIKGYQRRWFVLSNGLLSYYRSQAEMGHTCRGTINLATANIAVEDSCNFVISNGGAQTYHLKASSEVERQRWITALELAKAKAVHMQNESDDSGDEFSAVPPVSGQGGGSHHSEVQSTLRTLSSKVEDLTTCNDLIVKHGSALQRSLSELEGLRVGADTGEKIRQVTERATLFRITSNAMINACRDFLSIAQSNSKRWQKALQTERDQRIRLEETLEQLAKQHNHLERAFRGATVLPASSSNPNLSIKSGLSGKGDASDEDDDNEFFDAIEDPTGFITVPADPKYHRRSGSNVSGISSEMGMDDQSFDELSLASNSESLPPLELEPVRQRRTRIPDKPNYYLNLWSIMKNCIGKELSKIPMPVNFNEPLSMLQRLSEDLEYYELLDKGAKCHNSLEQMCYVAAFTVSSYSTTVHRTGKPFNPLLGETFELDRIRESGYRSLCEQVSHHPPAAAHHAFSEKGWTLRQEITLASKFRGKYLSIMPLGSIQCIFDKSNNQYSWKKVTTTVHNIIVGKLWIDQSGEIDVVNHKTGDRCHLKFAPYSYFSRDVPRKVTGVVTDKDGKAHYVLSGTWDEKMEFSRIMQSSKGDNGTEGKQRTVYQTLKPKEIWRKNPLPEGAENMYYFSSLALTLNEPEEGVAPTDSRRRPDQRLMEEGHWDEANAEKQRLEEKQRSTRRERERDAVKVAATPEEGAHPDNYQAMWFEKIHDSASGETLHVYKGGYWEAKEQGSWEMCPEIF, from the exons ATGTCGGAGCCCAAGCCCCCCACTCCTACCACTCCAACCCCTGGAGACACGTACAAGGGTTGGCTCTTCAAATGGACTAATTACATAAAAGGTTATCAGAGACGATGGTTTGTTCTCAGCAATGGATTGCTGTCTTACTACAG GTCTCAGGCAGAGATGGGTCACACTTGCAGAGGCACGATAAACTTGGCCACTGCCAACATCGCCGTGGAGGACTCGTGCAACTTTGTCATTTCCAACGGAGGGGCACAGACTTATCACCTGAAGGCCAGCTCCGAAGTCGAGCGCCAGCGATGGATCACTGCCCTGGAACTTGCTAAAGCAAAAGCTGTGCACATGCAGAACGAGTCTG ATGACTCTGGTGACGAGTTCTCTGCAGTCCCCCCTGTCTCGGGGCAGGGCGGGGGCTCTCATCACTCAGAAGTCCAGTCCACATTGCGTACCCTGAGCAGCAAGGTGGAGGACCTTACCACCTGCAACGATCTAATTGTTAAACATGGGTCTGCTCTCCAAAG GTCTTTGTCAGAGCTGGAGGGGCTGCGTGTTGGGGCGGACACGGGGGAAAAGATCAGACAAGTCACAGAAAGGGCCACACTCTTCCGAATCACCTCCAATGCCATGATCAAC GCTTGTAGGGACTTCCTCTCTATAGCCCAGAGCAACAGTAAGCGCTGGCAGAAAGCCTTACAGACTGAAAGAGACCAAAGGATTCGTCTGGAGGAGACTCTGGAACAACTAGCCAAACAGCACAATCACTTGGAGAGAGCCTTCAGAGGTGCTACAGTTCTACCAGCTTCCTCTAGCAATCCCAACCTAAGCATTAAAA gcggTCTTTCAGGAAAAGGCGATGCCAGTGATGAGGATGATGACAATGAATTCTTTGATGCAATAGAAGACCCAACAGGATTTATTACTGTTCCCGCTGACCCCAAGTACCATAG GAGATCTGGCAGCAATGTCAGTGGTATAAGCAGTGAAATGGGAATGGATGATCAGTCG TTTGATGAACTTTCCTTGGCATCCAATTCAGAGTCTTTGCCACCTCTCGAGCTGGAGCCAGTTAGACAAAGACGGACTCGGATTCCTGACAAACCCAACTATTACCTTAATTTGTGGAGCATCATGAAAAACTGTATTGGAAAAGAACTCTCAAAGATACCAATGCCT GTAAATTTCAATGAGCCGTTGTCGATGCTTCAGCGTCTGTCTGAAGATCTTGAATACTACGAGCTCTTGGATAAAGGTGCGAAGTGTCATAACTCTTTAGAGCAGATGTGTTATGTGGCAGCGTTCACCGTCTCTTCCTACTCCACCACCGTCCACCGCACAGGAAAGCCCTTCAATCCCTTATTGGGGGAAACCTTCGAGCTTGATCGGATTAGAGAGTCCGGTTACCGCTCACTTTGTGAACAG GTGAGCCACCACCCACCAGCTGCAGCTCACCATGCCTTCTCTGAAAAGGGCTGGACCCTTAGACAGGAGATTACCCTGGCCAGCAAGTTCAGAGGAAAATATCTTTCCATTATGCCACTGG GTTCTATCCAGTGTATATTTGATAAGAGCAACAATCAGTACTCTTGGAAAAAAGTTACTACGACCGTACACAACATTATTGTTGGGAAATTATGGATTGATCAG TCAGGGGAGATAGATGTGGTGAACCACAAGACAGGAGATCGCTGCCACCTCAAGTTTGCTCCCTACAGTTACTTCTCCAGAGATGTACCAAGGAAG GTGACTGGAGTTGTGACAGATAAGGATGGAAAGGCTCATTATGTCCTGTCAGGAACATGGGATGAGAAGATGGAGTTTTCCAGGATAATGCAAAGCAGTAAAGGCGATAATGGGACCGAAGGCAAACAGAGGACTGTTTACCAAACCCTCAAACCCAAAGAAATCTGGAGAAAGAACCCTTTACC AGAGGGAGCTGAGAACATGTACTATTTCTCCTCCCTTGCGTTGACACTTAATGAACCCGAGGAGGGCGTGGCGCCGACAGACAGCCGCCGACGACCGGACCAGCGTTTGATGGAAGAAGGCCACTGGGATGAAGCtaatgcagaaaaacaaaggCTTGAAGAAAAACAACGCTCTACTCGGCGAGAAAGGGAAAGAGACGCAGTTAAAGTAGCCGCTACCCCTGAGGAAG GTGCTCATCCAGACAACTACCAAGCAATGTGGTTCGAGAAGATACACGACTCTGCATCTGGAGAGACATTGCACGTCTACAAGGGAGGTTACTGGGAAGCGAAGGAACAAGGAAGCTGGGAAATGTGCCCAGAAATCTTCTGA
- the sart1 gene encoding U4/U6.U5 tri-snRNP-associated protein 1: protein MGSSKKHKEKSRDKDAEERRREHKKHRHKDRDASDREKDRRKRSRSREKSRRESHSKAERGSGEPRVKREKVDPGYEESNAEIQPQSASGDASLSIEETNKLRAKLGLKPLEMNEGKKELGTKEDPVVAETINPVMIQKQKEMREKLAAMKEKRLLNQKLGKVKAIGDDDWLDNTAAWVERSRKLAKEKEMAEKRAKLLEEMDEEFGVSSLVEEEFVQSKRDSYSSQDLKGLKVQHKVDSFTEGQTVILTLQDKGVLEEEEDVLVNVGIVDKEKAEKNVELKKKKPDYKPYEEEESVDDMVNFKPHTVLSKYDEEIEGEKKKSFRLGTWGFADGERERELQAMKETLRNQAQSLEMPALTIASEYYTPQEMVGFKKTKCKVKKIRKKEKLTIADELLDDTRTSDFGSRVRGRGRKQAEEEEQENEEKSKDGGGWPHETPQMSDDIRMAEMDISDEDDYIPPEPAVIEEDEAEQELQKQLEKQRKLRQKRLLKDSGEKVAEQIKVLAKGNYDNDAEKKNNIVFNATSEFCRTLGDIPTYGLSGNREDQEDIMDFEHEEEKDDGGGSDSEIDENIGWSTVNLDEEQQQADFSTASATILDEEPIVNSGLAAALKLCTNKGLLDTQMQKVARVKAPKVGLPNDNYCIEDKMGFDDKYSRREEYRGFTQEFKEKGSYKPDVKIEYVDESGRKLTPKEAFRQLSHRFHGKGSGKMKTEKRMKKLEEEALLKKMSSSDTPLGTVALLQEKQKSQKTPYIVLSGSGKSMNANNITK, encoded by the coding sequence ATGGGCTCTtctaaaaaacacaaggaaaagAGCCGCGACAAGGACGCAGAGGAGCGCCGTCGCGAACATAAGAAACATCGCCACAAGGACAGAGATGCTTCAGATCGGGAAAAAGACAGGCGAAAGCGTTCCAGATCCAGGGAAAAGAGCAGACGAGAGAGCCACAGCAAGGCTGAAAGGGGAAGCGGGGAGCCAAGAGTAAAGAGGGAGAAGGTTGATCCTGGATATGAGGAGAGCAACGCGGAGATACAGCCTCAGAGCGCCAGCGGAGATGCGTCTCTCAGCATCGAGGAAACAAACAAACTCCGTGCAAAGCTGGGCCTGAAGCCCCTGGAGATGAACGAGGGCAAGAAGGAGCTGGGGACCAAGGAGGACCCAGTAGTGGCCGAGACCATCAACCCTGTTATGATCCAAAAGCAGAAGGAGATGAGAGAGAAGCTCGCTGCTATGAAAGAAAAGCGCCTGCTCAATCAAAAGTTGGGTAAAGTCAAAGCAATCGGTGATGATGACTGGTTGGATAACACGGCCGCTTGGGTGGAGAGAAGTAGAAAGCTGGCCAAAGAGAAGGAGATGGCAGAGAAGAGAGCCAAACTTCTGGAGGAGATGGATGAAGAGTTTGGAGTCAGCAGCTTGGTGGAAGAAGAGTTTGTTCAAAGCAAACGAGACTCTTATTCATCACAGGATCTGAAGGGTCTCAAAGTGCAGCACAAGGTGGATTCATTCACGGAGGGCCAGACTGTTATCCTGACCCTGCAAGACAAAGGTgtgctggaagaggaggaagatgtGCTCGTAAATGTGGGAATAGTGGACAAGGAGAAAGCTGAAAAGAACGTGGAGTTAAAAAAGAAGAAGCCTGACTATAAGCCCtatgaggaagaggagagtgTGGATGACATGGTTAACTTCAAGCCCCACACTGTGCTCTCAAAGTATGATGAAGAAATCGAAGGTGAGAAGAAAAAGAGCTTCCGGTTGGGCACGTGGGGCTTCGCTGATGGGGAGCGAGAGCGTGAGCTTCAAGCAATGAAAGAAACGCTGCGAAATCAGGCTCAGTCCCTGGAAATGCCCGCTCTTACCATTGCTTCAGAATACTACACACCTCAAGAAATGGTAGGctttaaaaagacaaagtgCAAGGTCAAGAAGATCAGGAAGAAGGAGAAGCTGACGATTGCAGATGAACTTCTCGATGACACCCGCACCTCCGATTTTGGCTCGAGGGTACGAGGCAGAGGCCGCAAACAGGCGGAggaggaggaacaggagaaTGAAGAGAAATCTAAAGATGGTGGCGGGTGGCCGCATGAAACTCCCCAAATGTCAGATGACATCAGGATGGCAGAGATGGATATAAGTGACGAAGACGATTACATTCCTCCTGAGCCAGCTGTGATTGAGGAGGATgaggcagagcaggagctaCAAAAACAGCTGGAGAAGCAGAGGAAGCTGAGGCAGAAACGGCTTCTCAAAGACTCTGGGGAGAAGGTGGCAGAGCAGATTAAAGTGTTGGCTAAAGGCAATTACGACAATGATGCCGAGAAGAAGAACAACATTGTCTTCAATGCCACTTCAGAGTTTTGCAGAACTCTGGGGGATATTCCAACCTATGGACTATCTGGCAACAGGGAGGACCAGGAGGATATCATGGATTTTGAGCATGAAGAAGAGAAAGATGATGGTGGAGGTTCAGACTCTGAAATTGATGAGAATATTGGATGGAGCACAGTTAACCTGGATGAAGAGCAACAACAGGCTGATTTCTCCACAGCTTCAGCCACCATTCTGGACGAGGAGCCCATTGTCAACTCCGGCCTTGCAGCTGCATTAAAGCTGTGCACAAACAAAGGCCTATTGGACACTCAGATGCAGAAGGTGGCTCGTGTCAAAGCGCCAAAGGTGGGCCTGCCTAACGACAACTACTGCATTGAGGACAAGATGGGCTTTGATGACAAGTACAGCCGCAGAGAAGAATACAGAGGCTTCACGCAGGAATTCAAGGAGAAGGGTAGCTATAAGCCTGACGTCAAGATCGAGTATGTGGACGAATCCGGGCGGAAACTCACTCCAAAGGAAGCTTTCAGACAGCTTTCACACCGATTCCATGGGAAAGGGTCTGGAAAGATGAAGACGGAGAAGAGGATGAAAAAGCTGGAAGAAGAGGCGCTGCTGAAGAAGATGAGCAGCAGCGATACTCCTCTTGGGACGGTGGCTTTGCTTCAGGAGAAACAGAAATCTCAGAAAACACCATACATCGTGCTTAGTGGGAGTGGGAAGAGCATGAATGCAAACAACATCACAAAATAA